TGTATCTATACGGAATAAATTAAATATCCGCGCTGGAGAATGGATGGAGCTAGCACTATACCCGTGCTGATGTATTGTTCAGTCGTTTGTGTGCAAGCATGGTGTATTTTGCCATCGTTCCAAAATCAGATGATTCATTTATTTAATTACTGGAAGGGAACATGGAGAGATTGACCACCAGTTAATATTTTACGagaaaaaattaaacaaaaaaaggaGAATGCAAGGAGCTAGTACTATACCATGCGTTGATGTCTGGTTCCTGGAGTTGTTTGTATCGAAACATGGTGTATTTTGTGATTGTACCAAAATCAGATGATTCGTTTCTTTTATTGGAAGGAAAGGAAAAAACAGAGAGATTGACTGGCAATAATTTATGAGAAAAAAAAAGTTTCGTTTCTTTTATTGGAaggaaaggaaaagaaaacagaGAGATTGACCGGTAATAATTTATGAGAAAAAAAGTTTGAAAAAATTTAAAAAGAGGAAGAACTGGAAAGCATGCGTTCGCCGGGAGTCAAACCCGGATCTATTGCTTGGAAGGCAATTATCCTAACCGTTGGACTACAAACGTCTGATTTAAATTTTTAGTAGGTTATACTTTTCTAAGAAGGTATTTAATAATCCACACGGTAGAACTGTGTTGCACTATACCGCAGCACGTAGTTTCCTTAGAGGACAGGGGAGAAAAAGGAATAATGCTGTAGATGCACGAGTAGCACTGGCTGCTgtatacagcagcagcaggcgccgcccGCGTGAGAGATCCATGGCCACGTGGACCTGTTTGGTTGGAGACCCAGACAACTTGCCTCCTAAAAAATTGCAGGTGACCGTACGCACGAGGTGCACCGCCACAACAGTAAACGACTGGATCGGatgggaggagcagcagcagcagctagcgaGATCCAAAAGCAGTCAATCGCCGCCGACGCCGGCCGTACCGTACGAACCACCGCCGGCCGCCCGCATGCATGCAGTAATTAATCACGGTAATTAGCTActagctactccctccgtcccattgagtttgtcgtTTGAAAACTATACCCCCTCATAATTCCGATTCCTGAGCGACAAACTCAATGGAACGGAGAGAGTACCTCAATACCCCACCACTGCCAACACTCGCGATATGTCAGCCATGCGGCCATGccccatgcatgcatggatcaATCCATCCATTGCAAGCAGAgggactttttttttttgaatgccTCTCATCTGGATACACTGTAGCATCTATTCGTACacacatacttttgcattgcccCGCTGGTTTGCTTCGCAGAGCAGGCAAAGCCATGCACCCTACCATTTACGACATCGAGATCGACCCCGAGGTGGGCGTCCTCGGTGGCCACCGCCCACCGATGGCATTTTTTTTCTTCCAACGAACAATCCTAGAGTGGTGACACTTATTTTTGGACCGAGTGAGTACGTCCTTCCTTTGTCGCTATCATGTGTGTGCTTGGAAATCGTGTAGCCTTTCACTTTTTACTCAACATCTACCTGTTCCTTTTTCTTGGCTGCTTTGTTTGGAATTCATTTATTCGAAACATGTGCTCACCTTTTATGGATTATTAACCTCCGCCCTCTATAGCCAGTGTGGTGCACAAAAGTTACTCTACtttgttcttttttttctctcattCGTTCATTCAGGGTGCGTTTAGATctaaattttttttggttttggctactgtagcactttcgtttgtatttggcaattagtgtctaattatagactaattaggttcgaaagtttcgtctcgtgatttttcacccaactgtgcaattagtttttttttcgtctacatttagtactccatgcatgtgccgcaagatttgatgtgacgaatagtacgcaaaattttttggaatctaaacatgcCCTCAATTCGTTCACCTGCTTGTTCAGACTCCCTTATATTAAGGGAAATTTTGCTATTGGACATGCCAAATGACGCGTCTTTGCTGGCGGACACTGCGTTTTTCATCTTTTGCCGTGAGACACTCTGGTTTTTGAAAATACTGCCAGTGGGCACCGCAACCCAGTTGCACCCGGTTTTGGAGAGAGAAAACTTCGTTTTTGACATCGGGTGCCCCTGAACCATACTTGGCGCCGTCCCAACCTGGTCTGGTTCGACCCACTTGAAACGGCCGGCCCGCACCCGACTCCGTCATTAGGGTTCCAGGCTTTCCCCAATCCCGCTGCCGCCGCTCACTCCCAATCGCGCCGCCACCCACTCGTCTCCACTGCTCGTCGCGCCGCCGTCCACCCAGTGCCCGCCGTCGCTGACAGATCGAGCCTCGGCCGTCATCCGCCATGGGGGGTTGAGGATCTATAGTTCCCCCGCGCCCCGAAGATGAAGTCCCCTAGCTCGAAGAACGGGCAGTGCCCTAGGTCTCTGCCTAGGGTTCCTCAATTCAAATGGCTAGTGAAAGGGTGAGTCTTTTGAATCCCTACTATTTGCAGATGAATGCCTGCGGATGTGGTAGAATGCTTGCGGTTTGAAATCGTTTAGTTTGGTTGTTATCCTTTGTGTTGATTTAGGATGGATCCGACTTCCGCGTGTAGACTGGCGATTAGCGTACCTGCATATGTAGAGCAAAGAGCAGATGGGCTCGATGATTATCATGTAACTGCTAATTACATTCGTGTGGTAGACAAGGATAAATTCTCTTGGATGGGGTTTCTTGGGTGCCTTGGTGAGGAGATAGTCCATGGGGTCAACCAAGAACTGCAGGTCACCTTCTTTGACAAAACCAAGGATGAGACAGTGCGCATAGATTCTGATTCTGCTCTGTTACatgcatttgatgtgtattgggaCAGTAGGAAGGTGCCACTGACTGTACATGTTGTTGACACTGGTCCTCGTTTGCTAAAGTCTTCTCAGTCTGTTATTatcactcaggagagtcaggttaATTGTCAGCCAATAGCTATGATCTTCAGTGATGAACTTGTACTGCCTAATCTAGTAGCTGATGACAATGGTGAAGCTGTTGATCTTAATGATGATGGTAATTGTGAGGCTGATGCTAATGGTGATGAGGGTCTTAATCTTGATAatgatggtgaagatgatgatgctattgctgaagaagaagaagatattgCTGAAGATGACTGGGGAGAGGCTGATGAAGTGGAGTATGTAGGAGTAGATGATGAGAATGAGAAGTACAAGGATGGGGtcaatgatgatggtgatgctgaCCCTGCTTACTATCCTGACAGTGACCCAGAAGATGATGACCCATTAGTTGTGGACGATGGGAGGGACTGTGACGGTGTTGTTCATGTCACTAACATAGATAACCCTAAGATAGGTCTTGGTGTTACTTTTGAAGATGGTTTCTGCTTTAAGAGATGTATTAGACAATATGCTGTGCTTAATGAAGTTGAACTTGTAGTTCCATATAGTGCGTCACGGAGGTACCGAGCATATTGTAAGGCCCAGAGATGTCCGTGGAGGATTCATGCATCTCAGTTACCTGATGGCAAGACATGGCAGGTATGTGAGCTTTGTAATGCTTCATTTAGTTTAATTTAGTTATCAATTGTTGTGTGTAACCGTTGGTTGATGGCTGCAGATTAAGAAGCTACCACACAAGCATAATTGTGCCAGCACAAGCAAATTCCAGAACAACTGTATGGCTAACAATCACTGGGTGAAGGACAGAGTTATAAACTGGCTTAGGGAAGATCCAACTATTGGAGCTAAAGATTTGAAGCAGAAGTTGGAGGAGAATTTTTGTCTACAGCTGAGCTACTACGTGGTTTGGGACGGCAAGCAAATGGCCTTAGATGAGATCATGGGTGGCTGGGAAGATAGCTTTGTACATGTGTTTTCTTGGAAAAGGGAGATTGAGAAGAGGAGTCCTGGCAGTGTTGTAGAGATTGAGTGGGAGATTGTAGATGAGACGAGAAGATTCAGTAGGATGTTTGTAGCACTAAAGCCATGCATAGATGGCTTCCTGCAAGGTTGCAGACCTTATTTAGGAATTGATTCCACAATTTTGACAGCAAAGTGGAAGGGACAGTTAGCATCAGCTGTAGGGATAGATGGCCACAACTGGATGTTCCTAGTGGCCTATGGAGTATTTGGCAGTGAGACCAAGGAGAATTGGGAATGGTTCATGAAGATGCTGCACAAGGCTATTGGTTCCCCAAATGGTCTTGTTATTTCAACTGATGCAGGTATGTTGCATTCATTGTGCTCTTGTTTTTCAATTGAGTGTTGTATGTTCCCCACCTGACATTGTTTCCATGCTTACTAACTGTAGGCAAAGGAATAGACAAGGCTGTTACCAAAGTTTTCAGTAATGGGGTGGAGCACAGAGAATGCATGAGGCGCCGCAGCctatgccgccgccgcctctgcggTGAAGAGGGGGAACGAGGAGCAGTGGAGACGAGCAGTGGAGACGAGTCGGGTGCGGGCCGGCCGTTTCAAGTGGGTCGAACCAGACCAGGTTGGGACGGCGCCAAGTATGGTTCAGGGGCACCCGATGTCAAAAACGAAGTTTTCTCTCTCCAAAACAGGGTGCAACTGGGTTGCGGTGCCCACTGACAGTATTTCCAAAAACCAGAGTGTCTCACGGCAAAAGATGAAAAACGCAGTGTCCGCCAGCAAAGACGCGTCATTTGGCATGTCCAATAGCAAAATTTCCCTTATATTAATTACCCCACAGACACAGTCTAGTTCCTGCTCCTGCACTGCACACGTACATTACATACCCTGTCGTGTATGTGTTCCGATGTTCAAATCCAGCAACAATAAGTGCGGCAACTTAATCTATActtaatactccctccatacggGTAATTCAAGTAGTTTTGGACAAGGTTTGGATCAAACAttaggaatataaatcatgaataacttttaagtggTTGAGTTtagaaatgtgaaaaccatatgaatagatttgtcttaaaaagtactttcataaaaatatatatataccacTTTCCCAAAATTATTTTTATAAAAGTAAGGAGTCAAAGTTATATTTTGGAGATCGTGTTGCTATCCAAAACGACTTGAATTACtaatatggagggagtattaaagaggcaaaatttctctccacATTTTTTTGGTCGGGCCCTCCATAACTAACTCTATAAATGTGGAATCTGTCTAGAGTCATGGATAGCTATGAATACTAATCCAAATAGATCATCTCCTTCCTGACAACATGAATATGAATCCTAATTCAAATAGAAAAGAATAAAAATAGAAATCAGACAAAGCTTATCGTAATATCAAACCACGAAGAGTTTTAGGTTTTGGtcatttttatttttgttttcctgTTTTTCTTATTAGCATGAGAAGTTTCTTTGtgtttatctttttttttgtcCGCTTTACCATATCCATTGGCTTCCCTTTTTTTTCAAGGTCCTCTTTTCCCACATCTGAGCATCTATCGTTAACTTCCGATTGATTTTTTCCgtctctttttttatttttaacatataTAGATATTATAAAAAACAAACAATAGATATAATAATAAATAGTATGAGCAGTTGAAATTCATCTCTTCCTTAAAAAATACAGATTTACACCACTAAAGTTATTGATGCAATTTTTATTAGAAAAAGACTTATCTTATTATAGTCTAATTTAGCTGATGATCAACTAATCCAGAGCAATTTGTTGTCTATATCGGTATAAATAAATGTGTCTAATATGCACGTACAAATGTAGTATTAAAGTGATGATATAAAATTAACATATATAAATATTATAAAAAACAAACAATAGATATAGTAATAAATAGTATGAGCAGTTGAAATTCATCTCTTCCTTAAAAAAAATACAGACTTACACCACTAAAGTTATTGATGCAATTTTTATTAGAAAAAAAGACTTATCTTATTATAGTATGATTTAGCTGATGATCAACTAATCTAGAGCAATTTGTTGTCTATATGGGTATAAATAAATGTGTCTCATATGCACGTACAAATGTAGTATTAAAGTGATGATATAAAATTAGCTTATATTATGAATGTCATAGTTATCATAAAATTAATAGATTATAGCTTTAAATTTTTAAAGAAAGAGTGAAACATAAATATGTATCATTTCGGTTCTTGATTTGCATGAATATCTGATAGCTAGCTTgtttctcccgttgcaacgcaccgGCGCGTTTGCCAATAATAACTCAATTGATGAACCAAGGGATATATGGATCACAGCGAGCTGGTGCCGGCCCTGTACGTGGGCCTGAACGAAGAAATGCTGCCACACCCAACAACCAAGagcatgcatatgcaatgtgaCCTCCGGAACGCGGCGGcgtgcatgtgcatgtgcatgtgcatgtgcatgcatgcatggaccaTCACgttcagctagctagctagtagacACGGCCGGGTAGTGGTAGGGGCCGGTCCTGCATCTTCAATCTGCATCTGTATGCATGATCTACGGCTTCTACCTCGACCGTAGAGGATATGCAGTGCAGTAATGCAGTAGCAGTGTCGAGGATATGCAAGCCCTACATCATCAGATCGGAGAGTATGCAGTAGCAGCAGTGTCGTCAAGGATATGCATGGTAGATTCGGGTGACAGATCATCGACTGTCAGTACACATTTTGATTACAGGCCggaccagagagagagagagagagagagagagagagagagagagaggtgttcCCCAACAACAAAAGGTCCAGCACGTCCTGGAGTGGACGACAAAAAGGCTATATATATGCATtgtgttcggttggctggttcgtatcgttgccggttcatgaagaagtactgctggctggtttgtgtgagagaaaaatactgttccgactagaaatttacaatcgtttacgacaagccacagccaaacgaacaggctgatgtaATTGTAGGAGCAGCCAGTAGGTGTCAATGAAACAGTTGATACATACAACGGCATTTGGTTTATGGCCGGGGTGAACAAGGACGGCTTGAGTAGATCCCTTCCTTCAAGCATTTGGACCCTGAGCCTAATATGCCAAGATTGTAGGTCGATCCGATCCGCCCCCAGAGAATGATCAGACAAGGTCGTCCACTATCGACATTGTCCTGGCCATCTCCAACAGCTCCTCCTCACATAGGCCTAAACATACATTCCAGCCAAAATATTAGCTAAACATGAATATTTGGAAGGTTTGACCAGTCAAAACAAGTGAACGCCGGTTCAAACGAAATTACCAGAATTTCGAAGATCCAATCCATTTCGATTATTGGGTCCGATGTTTTTTTGCCATTAGAACCCCAGACACGAAAGACGAGCAGATAACTAGCCCTACGAAATGAATTTATGGTGCATTGCCTGGTTAACCGACAGCATTGTACGTACGTATTAGCTTTGGGACGGCCGGTCTTAATTTGTTGGCATGGAAATGTGGTTGAGGTGGTTGATCTGGGCGAGGGTTCAGGATTGCATTCCCTCCCCCACCGGACGCCAATCATTCATTTCAGCGCGTGGTTGCAGGAATAATATTAAGATGACAATATTATATATACCAGGGTCCAGGGCGTCTTGCTAATGCTTGGAGACTTTCTTGGACATGTGGGCAGTCCTGGgcatcgggccggcccggcccggcacggcacgATGGCTATCGGGCCAAGGAGGCACGCCGTGCCCTGCGGGCCGTGCCTCATCGGCCTgcgggcctggccttcggcccaggcacgggccTGTGGGCCATTTTTCGTGCCGTGCTGGCCCGTGAGGCACGGCAAAAATaacaggccgtgccagcccacagccCGTTAAATCTAAAACACCTCCAAATAAACATCTCAATCCATTTAAATATTAAAAAGAActgttttgtgcaatgctgcctcattaaaaacctaccTAGGTAAAACTCACTCTTGTGAGAAACTCTAGGCAGGAAAAAAAAGTGCAGCCAGCTCCAAATGTCTTAATCTTACATAGTTATTACAGACCATTGTTTAAATGTTCAAATGAAAACTAAGCAAGTGAGTGAGGGACACATCCACTCTCAACTCACACAAAAGTACTCCAACACTCCCTGCCAACCAATGCCACTGTCAGCCACCAGATCCATCATCTTCACCTTCTGGTTCATCCAGGAACAGATTCTCGAATGCATCTTCAATTTCCTTGGTATCAGCAGCTTCATGTTGTTCCCTCTTCTCTCCTAGCTCCCAGTCCTTCAACAAGGTCAGCATCTCAACATGTTCTGGTTTCAAGCTCCGGCGCCGTTCTTCTAGGATTCTCCCTgctaagctgaaacaagactctgaAGAACAAGTGGAAACAGGAACTGACATGATATCTCTGGCCATAATAGCCAGGATAggataggttagtttgtggtccTTCCACCACAGAAGAATGTCAAAACCATCCTCATAAGCAGTTATGCAGTCGCTGTCCAAATAGCTTGAAAGTTCAGAAGCAGTAGAGTGAGAAGAAGAACAGGCAGTGCCACTAGAAGGACCAGGCAGACCTGATCCTCCAAAAATTACCCCCAAGCTTGTTTTCTCTTACCAGTGGGTGGGGTAGGACCAGCAaccctttgtgacctggttgcaccaaactttctcaaatatttCTCAAACATTTTATGCAACTCAGTTTTCAAATCAGCATAGTAAGTAGTGTAATCAGTACCAGTATATTCAGTAAGTAAATGGAGGACCCTTTGCATACCTCTCAGCTTAGCTCTAgggtcaagaatgaatgcaaatgagtATAAGAGAGGAATGTCCTTCCAATACTTAAGAAATTTATGCTGCATAGGGTACACAAAGGGTCTAAGATTAACATATctttcacatgcatgcaaatgagtTGCAATCTCCAGAACATGGTGCAGCACAAGAGGACTggtaggataataaacaccagacagtGTAACAGTAGAGTCATAAAATACTTCCAGGAACTCCAATATTTTTCCAGCCACGTGCCAATGGGCTGGAGACAACAGTGCAGAAccataatttgaatttatgaacacaGAAAATACTTCACTGTAAGGAACCAAGTGTTTTAGCATGAGAtaagtagcattccatctaacatccatgtctAAGCCAAATTTTCTAGGTCTCATACCTTTAGCTTCACAGTAGTTTCtaaacatagcaattctttgattagaggagttcaagaaattaattgcagttctaaaatcctCTATATAAGGTTTGATTCTTTTTAGTCTAGATTTGACTATCAGATTAATAATGTGACAAGCACAGCGTTGATGCACAAGACTGTAACCAGGTGCAGGATCATCAGGTGCAGGATCACAACCAAGATAACCAGCAAACATGGGTGTCAAagtttccatagccttagcattagaagatgCATTATCTAAAGTGATAGAAAAGATTTTATCAACCAAGCCATACTCCTCAACAACAGATGCAATGGAAGCAGaaatgttttcaccagaatgcTTAACTTGAATCAACCTAAGACCAACAATCTTCTTTTGCAATTCCCAATcagcattcacatagtgagcaacaacagatatgtaatcctctttagcattaccagaccatatgtcagaagtcaaagcaacagatgCAGAAGCATGCACACAGTTCCTAATCATAGCACGACGTTCAGCAAATAACTTAtccagatctctagtggtggttcttctagatgatctaacaaatcttgggttatgagaatttttaatatattcctcaaatgcatcagtgtcaccaaaaccaagagaaagatgaagccTAGCAATCAATCTACACAGTTCAGTTCTAGCAACAGCAGGATCATAGTTCCAATTATGCAAAGACCCATCAGCATTAAAAGCTAGTCGAGACTGAACCCTAGAAGCATTATCAAGTTTCTGTTTGCAAGATTTTTGGTGCCTAAGAATGTGACCAGTACCAGCAGTAGATCTAGCACTCAACACAGTTCTACACATCTTACATATAGCTCTAACACGCACATCGACACCATTAATCTTCTCATAAACCTCCTCAAAGTCACCCCAGCACTGAGACTTGCGCTTACCAAGTCCAGAAATAGCACCAGAGGAAGGAGTACGAGTACCATTACCATCAGCATTACCATTAACACCAGTGTAGTTGGAGTGGGTGTTGGAGTCCACCGTCCCTGTCCCCGTTGCCCCTGCATCGACGGCATCGacgtctgaaaggatcaagatgcccaagaggggggggtgaattgagctaattttaaattctcttgcaataatcaaatcctatggatagcccaattaaccccttgtgcctagaaaagtgtttatatcaaactaatgcacaacaacctcgcaacctaagttccaaacttactctagcaagtaatcttatggatgtaaaaacaagtattgaattgctcaaagtaaatgctcaaagtaagtgctcaaagtaaatagagagagaaaagaacgcggcgatgttttgccgaggtatcagagagtcgccactccccactagtcctcgttggagcacccgcgcaagggtgtagctcccccttgatccgcgcaaggatcaagtgctctctacgggttgattcttcgacactccgtcgcggcgaatcacccaaagccgctcacaacttgagttgggtcacccacaagctccaccgggtgaacaccaaactcccaatcaccaccaagccgtctaggtgatggcgat
This sequence is a window from Miscanthus floridulus cultivar M001 chromosome 10, ASM1932011v1, whole genome shotgun sequence. Protein-coding genes within it:
- the LOC136489565 gene encoding uncharacterized protein is translated as MGFLGCLGEEIVHGVNQELQVTFFDKTKDETVRIDSDSALLHAFDVYWDSRKVPLTVHVVDTGPRLLKSSQSVIITQESQVNCQPIAMIFSDELVLPNLVADDNGEAVDLNDDGNCEADANGDEGLNLDNDGEDDDAIAEEEEDIAEDDWGEADEVEYVGVDDENEKYKDGVNDDGDADPAYYPDSDPEDDDPLVVDDGRDCDGVVHVTNIDNPKIGLGVTFEDGFCFKRCIRQYAVLNEVELVVPYSASRRYRAYCKAQRCPWRIHASQLPDGKTWQIKKLPHKHNCASTSKFQNNCMANNHWVKDRVINWLREDPTIGAKDLKQKLEENFCLQLSYYVVWDGKQMALDEIMGGWEDSFVHVFSWKREIEKRSPGSVVEIEWEIVDETRRFSRMFVALKPCIDGFLQGCRPYLGIDSTILTAKWKGQLASAVGIDGHNWMFLVAYGVFGSETKENWEWFMKMLHKAIGSPNGLVISTDAGKGIDKAVTKVFSNGVEHRECMRRRSLCRRRLCGEEGERGAVETSSGDESGAGRPFQVGRTRPGWDGAKYGSGAPDVKNEVFSLQNRVQLGCGAH